The stretch of DNA tgtaattgattttctatcttaatatattcgttatatacttcccttttattttctatatcgcgtgataggatttgatcagttgattattttgtactcagccagaagccttcttagtcaataaatcaaaatttggcatacggttttgctttcgtattaaattattaaaacagaaGTGCCGCTTCTGGCGGCATTTTTCCAAGTGTAATaccttattttttttaaaacaaaattttcgtttatgaaaacattttaagttaaggTATATCTGTATTCAAATTTGTATAATGGgatttcaatttctggtaacatttgtaatctggatcacgtgagctttattgtttttcaaataaaaactgaaaagatAATAATAAGTTACTACTTTTGATGCGAACTAACacacaatttactttaaaaaataagtgtatttgatgtttcgatttcgatcgcttaagtgtcaaaacaacgttgcctttactgctttattatttttgtcaaaccataagtttttttttattttacagtaggGAAGCTAATTTTGAATCTCCTTGAAAATAATAcgaacattgtatattttatcttcgttgttcatagtaaacaaatctttaattgtacatactgttttattaatttgataggaaataggacatatgaaagcaaaaccgcacgcctatggagtcttacgtagcatagcctggttTTGTTTACATACTTTTAATGCACGTCGAATTTGAATGAACTGTATATTTTCAGTCCAACATTATGGCATCCTCGAGTAGAAAAAGATACGTTCACCCCAACGATAATAGTTATTAGGAAATCTAACGTACAAGGATGACAACGATTCCATAACTAGTGAAAGTGAAGTATCGGAGGCTGATGAAGAATACGAGCAGCCTACAGTATACAAAGATAGTTCAGACGAGTATTTCGAAAATTCTTCGAGTAGTGATGATATAAACTTGAATTGAAATAATTCAACAATTAAAACAGCAGATACACCATTTATTAGCAGAAACAATTTTGAATGGAAATCCACGCCACCTTTGCAAGGAAGAACAAAAATTCACAATCTATATCGTTTCACGGCGGGGCCGAAATTAAGAAACGAAATGTTGTCTCCGAAAAATGCTTGGGATAATTTTGTGACTGCTGAAATggttgaagaaataaaaatatgtaccaaTAGAGAAGCCAACCGAATATTGGAGGCCAAGGGAAAGGTTTGGccaaaaattgaaaaagatgAAATTAACGCATTTTTTGGCCTGCAGCTACTGGCTGGTGTCGAGAAGAACTGGGATACGCCTGTCAGAGAGTTATTCTTAGATAAATCATCAAACCCACCGTATAAAGCTACAATGACAGTAAATGACAGTAAATCGGATAAAGACGATTCATACGATTTGACGACCGATAAACACGTTCAACTAGGTTGGAAAATGACAAATTTACTTATGTCCGGTATGTATGGGAGTTGTTTGTGAAAGAGTGCCGAACAGTTATGGTACCAGAATTGAATGTAATCATTGACGAACAGTTACTCGCATTTAGAGGTCgttgtaattttatttaatacatgCCATCGAAACCTGCAAAATACagcattaattttttttggcTTTGTGAAAGTGAAACAGGATATGTGGGCAGATATACTTAGGTCGTCAACCTGGTGAAAATATTCAACAAAATGTAGGGGAAAATGTTGTAAGGTCCTTTACCGCTTTCATAAAAAATTCTGGTCTCAACTTGACAATTGACAACTTTTTTACTAGCATCCCTTTAGCACACCATTTACTGTCTATAGGAATAACTTGTGCTGGGACATTACGAAAAAATACGAAAGAGAGAAAGAAAGAATTTCAAGCTTTAAAAGAAAGATTCGTTTTTTCCTCTATTTTTGGATtcaatgataatttttttttatgtatgtatgtattctTTGGTAAGTTACatgcaaaagaaaaataaacctgCCATTCTTCTTAGTTCCACCCACCATGATCAATCTGTAGATATTGATAGTCAAGCAAAAAAGCCCAAAATTAAGAAACTTTACAACCAAATAAAAGGTGGTGTTGATAAAATAGACCAGATGATCGGTAACTACACGGTAAAGCGTCAAACTAGATGTTGGCCTCTTGCCGTTTGGTACAACATTATGGATGTAGCAGCTCTTAACGCGTTTCTCCTTTATactaatcaaaataaaaatattgctttaggaaaaataaataaaacacgaTAATTTCTCAAAGATTTAGTAAATGAGTTAGTTTTACCATTTATGAAAAGAAGGGCTAGAAAcccttaatttaaaaacacaatcCGAAGACCTATGGGTAATTTGATCGAGTTTCTTCAAGAAAATGTAGGGATATATTTGGCTCATAGAAAGAAAAGGAGATGTTCCGAGTGTCCTTTACACATTGCAAGAATGAGTACACAAGTTTATCAAAAGTGTAAGTGTCCAATTTGCAAAGAATACAGTATTTTAATATGCAAGAATTGTATTGAGTAATTCCTTACCaggtatttattatttgtttatgcttataatattataaataaagaaatattaaataaatattagactacaattaaagaaaatatctattttagtaCTTTATTTAAAAAGCGAGTCTGCGCGACTCATGTTATGCCAAAAATAATAAACTCATTAGAGGAGTTAGTTATGTCACAACtttaaaatcttcaaaaaaatTGATAATCATATTAATCTTTGACTACAATCTGACTAGAATCACTGGCCATCTTTCCGTTTTACTTAGTAAATTAACgttacaaaattattttacataGCATACACCAAAAAAGCTAAAAAtaaactattaacaaaaaaaaaatgataaaattattatCCCTAGCAAAAAACATTATCATTATAAAATATTCACTCACACTGGTTTGTTGACCTGTGATGATAGGCGTAGGCCTGGAGATAAACAGATGGTCTTCAAGAAGTTGAAATATGATATTTTTACCTCTTCGGCAAAATGACGTGACTACAGGAGCTTGTGACTGACTACAGAGAGAGGGACTCATAATTATAGTGAATTTCTGTAGAACTGAACAACAAATAACTACGTCTGAATGCATATTGACATTCAAATGGAATATAGCCCCCGACATAATTTATTactaaaaagttatttttagcaCAATGGTCTTTTAAACACTTATACGTACTCaaattgataaaaattaattaccttaagacatagttaaataaaaatacagaCCAGTAATAGAAAAATTTTACATGCCACGCATATAAATCCCAAATTCGTATATttgacaaatttatttaattataatttttgggTTACCTGTTTTGCTAAATTGAAATCCAGCAAACATATTCCAGGAACGTGTTTAAGCATAGGTCTCGAAGTGATTAGTAGTAAGACTAATAATAATTTTCTGTTGCTCTCATTCCAGTACACCCAATTAGTATTATATAATGCCTCATTTAATCGGTTTGACTAAAAGTtataaagttataatatatatatatatatatatatatatatatatatatatatatatatatatatatatatatatatatatatatattcgaagtgattatttcgaccaaaaaatgatttataaatacgttcgaattatcgggtaaagtggtctgtaatgaaaatctttcttttttctgagatactcaatatttcgccatttatttaatagcttccttaggagtaaaagaatttaaaagatttcgcaaataaaaactgacattgaagtttTTATTTCCgaaaatacttcaatgtcattttttatttgcgaaatcttttaaattcttttactcctaaggaagctattaaataaatggcgaaatattgagtatctcagaaaaaagaaagattttcattacagaccactttacccgataattcgaacgtatttatatatatatatatatatatatatatatatatatatatatatatacatatatatatatatatatatatatatatatatatatatatatatacatatatatatatatatatatatatatatatatatatatatatatatatatatatatacatatctatatataaaataaagttttattttgaggttgcagtcattaatagggcaggaaagtgaaactctttgttcttataTCAAgctttaacaaaatttatttgcttcttcaggatatgctaaaatatggtattagtaaatacaatgaaattataattatataacattgtataaaactagtataaaaacttacaacatgaggctaatccattaaatttttaaattgacaaaacattaaaacttaacttattaaaattatatatttatgtaagtacaatattttaattttatttaattttgtataaattcattatgacattgattattatattgatgtttgatttatgtcaaaaagacactcgtttctgattattatatgttttgttgttgataactaggtaacgtacaaagtggcgccaaatatgaatatttaaattttttgaaactaTAGTATTTATCGTCAGaaaatctaattttagaaaattatagtattaattttcgtaagacagaatgtaattatagatattgcttagtttatcaatatcagtttttttattaacgcattgatatttatttatgcataccatgcAATATGTCTGCCGTTTTACTGCTGATCTTTTACCGTCTGGTCTCTCAAAAAACACTCTCTTTAGCACTCTGCCTTCATTTGATCTTACCacatgacctgcccatcttatgCGGTTTGCTTTTATATATCTGACGATTTTTTCAGTACCATACAAAGACACCAATTTAGCAATGCTGCCTCTTATCTACTCTTCCGACAATTCATCTCTTTaagggccaaatattattctgagaacatTCCTTTTAAATAACAGCAGCTCATTTATTTTCCGCTAATGAagtgtccatgtttcacttccatatgtaacaatTTGATGAATAATTACTATGTACAGTAGGGTAGAGCGCTGTTATATAGAGAAAAATTAATAAGAATTTTCACAAGGGGTGTAAAATCAAAGATCCTGTGAAAAGGATTCGAAAAAATCGTTGTCATTTTTTGATATATTCGCTCTGACATCTGCCCCAACGTGAtcatattttgaaatttaaaaaaaattcatttttacatACGCGGGATGCGGTATCAATCCACTTCTAGGATATAAATCGAAAACTTCTCGCTATTTTTATCAGAATATCTACCCCGGTGCTATTGAAATAGATCTATTTTAAATTTTGGGCCAACTAACTTTCTAAAGGTGCAACAAATCAGGTATAACCTGTCACAGGAGTCGAGCCCCACTTTTTCACTTAATTTCAATCCTAGGTAGGTACTCATTATTCAGTAATGTTTTGTAAATCGGTGGATTTAGTATCGTTTTCTAAAGCATAAAGCGCAATCGTCAATGTTTACTATTGTGAAAAATTTTGAGTGAATTTGTTTACAGTTGTTATAATACGGTTACAAATATGGTACTACTCCGGAGTGAAGTATCTTGTCCAATAATTGGTTCTGACAGTGAGCTCCCTAAAAATGTTTTATCTACTTATGATGAAGCTCTTAATATTCGTATCTCAAAGCTATAAAAATAGTATAGCAACTGTGTGAGCACAACCAGTAAAATTATAACGGAAAGAGTAGAGGAGATGTGCTGCAAAGCTTCAATGTCAACCAAAGAATACACAAAATATTGGCTAGACTTATAGGTTACCACGATAAgtatagaaaattataaaaaccttATAAACACAGGAAGGACGAAAACATTTACAAAGAGAAGATGTTCAAGTATGGTAAGAATAGCAATTAATTGTTTAATATTGTTACTTGCGAATGTTTACTGTCTTAGAAaccacaaaattccaataccagAATAAAATTTCTTAATCGGACAACTGACTGACCTTAAAATGATGATTGGCAGTTTCAATAGTAAAGCCACCAAAAAACTGAGAAGAATTTACATAGATTACACCAAACAATGTGAAGAACAAAGAGTCTTGCAAATAaaggtaaaatttatttttattaccaacTTCTAAATCATTTACAAGGTCTTTAAATCGCAATCGATTATTTTCGTTTCTTTACTCACAATGACTGATGTCACATTTTCGGTTGTTACCAGAACATTAAATTGTTATGGGGTTTTAGATTGTAAAGCTGCACCCATTTGTGCAATTTTTCAAGACATTGGTCTCATTACTGAAAACGATTTGGTTCGTTTTATGCGATTAAACTGTATCTACAAATATGTCAGTATATCAATAGTGGACATTGTGATCAAAATTCTACTAAAAAAAAAATCCTGGTAAGCTAGTACGCTCCAGACGATTGATAATGTCGGACCGGATATATATTTCAGGATCAAGATTGGGCCAATTTGAATTTTTGGTGCCAAATATTTATATGACACGATAAATATTTCGCTCGATTTGTCAGTTATATAGATAAATGCATTCTCTGGATATTTAGGCAATGTTCCACTAGAAATGCTAGCCGACAACGCACAGTACGTCAGAGAACTTGCACTCCGCAGAATATTGAAGACCACAGAGACATCAGACATCGGATccgtatacagggtggtccttaagtaattgtacaaacagaaaccgtagattctgcactttaaaatattacgatttaagtcaacttgctttaataaaatgttgatattaagaaagatacagggtgttaaagtggaaatttaaaattttatttttcgctataacttttacttttctaaatatttttagacaaaaaatTTACAATCGGATGCATTTAaataggataaattataattttactcaaactttaatgtaactgatagagggcgccacatatgtgtggtataaatttgcgcgtaacttttttgctctttaagttagctctatttgtgttaaaaaatattaaagatacattatttttacaaagaaaagataTACTTATTAgcaacctgaaaattcaaccgttttcgagataaatgcattttataagtcagctgcacaataattcttaatttgatatttgtgcggtaaagcactgaatatctgtagaaaatcataattcatagtttattcttatgaaaacaactcaaagattatAATGTTACATCAAAAAAGGCTTTATTATGGCTGCTAAAtatcttattggagaaaagatttttcatctttttctttaGGTGTAGTGTCCGTAtttagacgttggccgtcattatgtttacaataTCCCTTTTCTACCGCTTCTTAAGTTTGTATAATGGCGTTGTataactttttctttattgtacaatgctaaaaacccaaaatatgtgagTAAGATGGTATACCTCcatattctagagagaaggcagtgagaacatacttaaatacaacttttctaaaCGTTGAATTTGTCGTGGtaattccttggcaatgtggtgagatttTGATATAATTAtctaattcataaaaaatcccaaaagaatacttattattcgttacatagtaaacacacaggcaatttagttcagcataatattagttcgttagtaaatcataatagttcatttgttcgagatgtaattatagttactcgtaaacTGTAatttaatcatataaataagtaatgtcatcgataggatATACTGTGTGGATATAAGTAATCAATGAACAAGATACATCACAGCTTAATACATTATTTAGCCTCTGCGACAACTAAGGTATAGTTCCACAATATACTTAAGATTTCGATATATagccaaaataatatattcatccattatacattatagccaccacgtagccccgaatttaatccgcttgagtTTGGTGTATGGGGTGCATTAAATCAACGTgtttataagaatcccataaacattcgcaaccaactctgggaagaaataaatactgcagcagtttctttagaccCAATGAtactatttaatatgagacgatcttttatggaatattatgacaaataaattaaagaaaatggtggacacaTCGAACACTtgctttgacaaaaagttatgttatttagtttaactatttcttaatttggtttgtaaacaaaatgttttgattatgactttaatttaacataaaacgtaaaatgtttgatgtaaaatcccaTTATTCTGGTATTTTGTCAAAtcttattattaattatcctgctgatatatttattttatttaatatttcgttaactattaacttaagttaaaggtattttataccaaaattcagaagtattactgtttttgtctatttttctttggttacctggagtaattgccttaaatcagaattatgcagctgatttttaaaatgcgattatctggAAAACTGTTGAGTTCTGAAGTTATTAACAggcataccttttttttgttaaaataatatatctttaatatttattgtCGCAAAtgcaggtaacttaaagagcaaaaatgttaagtgcaaatttatgctacatatgtggcatatgtggcgcccgcTATTAGCTACATCAAAATGTACATTAGATtaaaatttctcatatttaaaagtactcagttgtaaatttttatacataaatgtttacaaaaatgaaagttatagcgaaaaataaaattttaaatttgcactttaacaccctgtatctttcttaatatcaaaattttattaaagcaatttggcttaaatcgttatattttaaagtgtagaatctattgtttctttttgtaaaattacttaaggaccaccctgtatatagtaCCTACTTTAAATATGGAAGCTAATGATTATATTCATATGATAGATTGAAAAACCAAAACAGAACCTccgcttataaaaaatattagtagTAAAATAATATCTCAGGCCATCCAAGAGCCAGAGATTGTGGCAAATAAATCCtaagaagtattaaaaaaattccGTGTCACACAAAATCCACTAAAAGGTGTGTCAAATTAGTTACAAAAGCAAGTGTTGCCACCTGTGGACCACAGAAAAGAGACGGGTTCATTAGGAATAAGATCAAATCATGTCTTTTGGTGCCTGAGTTTGATACTAAGAAAAGTtcatattgatttttttttaatcttcaatttgTAAGcataatttttcatttttgtactgactattttttttcctttcttcATATCATAGTCTCAATAGCTGAAATGAGTATATCAATGAATAAGAAACAGTATCGATGACTCATATTGAATTTTTTCTTGAAAAGTTGAAACACAATCATCAAAGTTTTAAAAGTACTGGAAAGttgtcaaaatgaaaataaaaaaagtgtctTAAAGGTTTTTCCGCATCAATTGCAAAGTAGCATCAATTCCGCACCTCGCGAAAATGaaattcgaaaaaataaatttgagctCCACCTTAATGTAGTCTTAATTTAGATTGTCTTTTCAACAGCATAGATCATAATATTAATGATAGTAAGTGTAATGCTCTATACcccgcagctatccttgctgaaACCTCTACTTCTATGTGGTTGTCATCTGTAATTGTTTAACTGAAAAGATAATAAATCACGTACTTCATAATTCTATAATTTACTGTGTACAGGCATATGACAATCGAAACCGAGTTATCCATAgcgtaaaataaaataaacagaaacgactgttctttttctctttcttctttagTTTATTGGCCTTCACCTACTTAAGTATTTGGCCAGCTCATCGTCGCGGAATAAAGGAAAGATTCCTTATTCACCTACAATTTGGAGTTAGTatgggacaaacaaaacagagGTAAGAGCTTTTATCCCTCAGGGGCAACTGGTGACCATTAGACAATCCTCAAATATTGTTTAGGATAAGGATAGTGAAAAATAAAGTTGATTAGAAAATGTTTATCTAGAAATAAGATCTAATCTAAGAAATGCTTGGTTGCTGCATTACCTAGATTTGTCTTGCGAATAAATTTTTATACACCCGGTATAACACAGTCAATACAAATTAACTATTATACTGCTAATTAAAGAATCGTTAATAAATTACACTTATTGAATGTGTTGACAAATTTATTTGATGAGAAGTAATTGACcctaatttttctgtaaaatataCACGATTAATTTTGAATTTTCAATGATTCGTTCACCGATCAGAAaggcatttttatatatacttagtaaaatttaaataatatttattaaatattaaaacatgtgacttttataaaaaaaggtaGAATTATAATTAGAacttagtaaataataaaaaaataaatgtccTTTATACAAAATCGTATTACtatctttaaaaacaaaaaataaatcagtttatgaaagttgatacaaatttacggaattttattttattcagaATTCTCGCTTGGAGCACTGgagaaaagaaacaagaaaaaccaCTTCCAAGGTTTTTATCACTCTATTTATCAAAAACCCACCCacaccaatcgttacttgcatgccaactctcatcatctcCCTTCACAATTATTACATTCATTCATTTATTCATTACTTCACATTAACTAATTCAGTTAATAATGCGCTTGTCTCCAGAATAAGCCCTCATctaaaacggttaccgcgaaaatcacatcaatggGAGCATGTACAGATATCAATCTTCCACTCAATCTCAACTCAAAGACTCAGACTCTTATCAtatgaaagcttttcttccttacatcataggtgtcactgacaaagtcgacaaaattctaaaatcaagagatataaaacaatatttacccccaacaaaaactttcaccTCTTGTCctatcaatcaaagacaacattccaaatgaacaacacgaataagtaaaagaaataaaataagacttagttacaatcaatttaattttactaccaaaacgaccggtttcgccttctacaatttgcaaagcatcttcaggttaaacggtacaaagtaaattacacgctaaaattataaaaagcccatattaggatgctgtcttataaagataaaaatcaaaaaaggttatagtaattatgccaatattacctgtctgtgtttattaatatgcataaaattgatttagcagacaaagtgaaaacccacaaattggtaagagataatctattgaattgtaataaattagaaacaaacaaaatactaatgTACATGCCGGTACAATAATTCTTGTATCCAAGCTCTACTCTCAGAAATATTCGCTCCAACCCCCGCGGCAAACTCCGTGCCAATTACCacgctaacccccacgccaaccttCACCCAAACCAGTTCATCATTGGcggtataaataaaccgtccGCTTTCCCAATAactgtcatcgaatgcgatagtctgtggactagtacgcatttcgatgcgcatcgccaaACCAACCAGTTCATCATTGGcggtataaataaaccgtccGCTTTCCCAATAactgtcatcgaatgcgatagtctgtggactagtacgcatttcgatgcgtatcgccccgcctcgaattttcccattgacctggaaatccctatttatcgctcgaacagcgcatataaatattggcgattttcaggtcagccaggtcagtccctcacgggctttCCGacagcttagtgctctcggggctctgcttcctgcatttattttccatactctgtggctgagaattgtttcaacttaacttggtgtttttatttcgacaaagaaattgtcatgtaagaaatatcttgcctttttcaaggcaagacaccgaagataaatactTTCCAAGTCcttaacccgaaaatggacttaagtagagtagctctcgacagtatattcgaagccctctacagagcacccggggatatcagaaggtggttagacccttaattgttcccccgaggtgacataaCAGTAATACATGGGTTGGT from Diabrotica undecimpunctata isolate CICGRU chromosome 4, icDiaUnde3, whole genome shotgun sequence encodes:
- the LOC140438861 gene encoding uncharacterized protein, encoding MINQENPAYCSAVKYTLRKVITRYLEIRHFPDNRILKISCIRLNEALYNTNWVYWNESNRKLLLVLLLITSRPMLKHVPGICLLDFNLAKQVTQKL